Proteins from a single region of Aureibacter tunicatorum:
- the dprA gene encoding DNA-processing protein DprA produces the protein MSQLTILALSLIEGIGGSAIKQMLSQMDEIDMLRNLSAYEICGMSNIGERKAYAISSSLERKLLEAEEVLDKAEKYGVDVISVDQDLFPKNLKEIYDCPCVIYQKGNIRLEGRKVVSFVGTRKATHYGQSLVESLIDQIQAYDPVIVSGLAYGIDYKSHSEALKRGLSTIAVMASGLDIVYPSKHKYIAEEMLERGGWISEQPFGVLPDARRFPARNRIIAGLAEGTIVIEAAQKGGALITAYLANDYNREVFAVPGNLSNPYSKGCNELIKTHKAQLITNGDDIVNALNWDLKKKSSIQKEIGFMPEMTTEEKQIFEILKKKPSIHIDELSWLSEMKVSRLASPLLSLELKGIVKQNYGKNISLDLKYI, from the coding sequence ATGAGTCAGCTTACGATCTTAGCCTTATCCTTGATCGAAGGCATAGGAGGTAGCGCTATCAAGCAGATGCTAAGCCAAATGGATGAAATCGATATGTTAAGGAATTTGTCCGCTTATGAAATTTGCGGCATGTCTAATATCGGAGAAAGAAAGGCTTATGCTATTTCGTCAAGTTTGGAACGAAAGCTATTAGAAGCTGAGGAAGTGCTGGATAAAGCTGAGAAGTATGGTGTCGATGTTATTTCAGTAGATCAAGATCTTTTTCCTAAAAATCTAAAGGAAATATATGATTGCCCTTGTGTTATTTATCAAAAAGGCAACATTAGGCTAGAGGGCAGAAAAGTGGTTAGCTTTGTCGGGACAAGAAAAGCTACTCATTATGGTCAATCTTTAGTGGAGTCGCTTATCGATCAAATTCAAGCCTATGACCCAGTTATTGTAAGTGGTTTGGCATATGGCATAGATTATAAATCCCATTCAGAAGCTTTGAAAAGAGGTCTTTCTACGATTGCTGTTATGGCTAGTGGATTGGATATCGTGTATCCTTCAAAGCATAAGTATATCGCGGAAGAAATGCTTGAAAGAGGTGGTTGGATTTCAGAACAGCCCTTTGGTGTATTGCCTGACGCACGAAGGTTTCCTGCAAGAAATAGAATTATTGCAGGTCTTGCGGAGGGAACAATAGTTATTGAAGCCGCTCAAAAAGGGGGTGCATTGATTACAGCTTATTTGGCTAACGATTATAATCGTGAAGTTTTTGCTGTGCCGGGAAATTTAAGTAACCCTTACAGCAAGGGTTGCAATGAGTTGATCAAAACTCATAAAGCTCAGTTGATAACAAATGGGGATGATATTGTCAACGCTTTGAACTGGGATTTGAAGAAGAAGTCATCAATACAAAAGGAGATAGGTTTTATGCCGGAAATGACCACTGAAGAGAAGCAGATTTTTGAAATTCTTAAGAAAAAGCCAAGCATCCACATAGATGAATTGAGTTGGTTGAGTGAAATGAAGGTTAGCCGGTTGGCAAGTCCTTTATTGTCTCTTGAGTTAAAGGGGATTGTGAAACAGAATTATGGCAAAAATATAAGTTTGGATTTGAAGTATATATAA